Below is a window of Candidatus Dependentiae bacterium DNA.
GGAATCAATCTATGGATCAGCAAAGCCGCTCAACCAACATCCGCTCTGGAAATATTTTGACATGTTGAATGATAAGGGCGTATTGGTAGTTACCTTGCAAAGTGGCGCGGGTGCACGCTTATTTAGAAATGCGCTCATGGGAAATCATGGATTGTCATCCAACTCAGCTAATGATGAAATTGTTTCACTTTTAAGCAGCTTTGGCAACTTGGCAACCTTCTTAAGGCATTTCGAATTTTTTGCAAAACAATATGAAAAAGAAACAGGTAAAAAAATTACTATAAAAATGCACCATGCCGTTGCCAATGTGCCGCTTGGTGATTTTTTAATTGATAAAGATTCCAAAACGAATGCGTATACGCTCAAAGATTCTTCGAATAAACTCGCTTCCAAGATGCTCGATTTTTATGGCAACTGGAAAGAATTGCAAACTACTGCATCTTCAACCATTGAAAATAATAATGATGCGCAATTAGCAAAACAAGAAAATGCCAGAAAAATGCAAGAAACGTTCCTGCACATTTTGCGCATTTTTGCCTTAAACCAACAAAATATGCAACATCCAAATATCACGCTCGAAATAACTGTAGAGTAATTTGTTAGACCAATTTTTAATCTCGCTGGCTATTCTATAAAAAATGGCCCCGAAGGAATCGCTATTATTGCAACTTCAGACCGAGATTTGCTATTATAAATTATAGCAAAAGAGCGGTCCAACCGGCTCTTTACAAAACACATTAGCAATATAAAAAAAGGACAAATAAAATGAAATTAATTAAAGTAGCGGCAATTGCCCTCATTTTTATCGGATCTCAAGCAACGTTTACTATGGACTCTGACTTTGAGTTTAGAAAACAATCATATGAAAAATCGCTCAAGTTAAACGATGCGGTAAAAAAAGGTGATTTTAACGAGGTAAAAATATTCGTTAAAGATAATTACGGTGATTCGTATATTAAATACCTATTCCTCCCAACGATCGTATATGAAGCAGAAAAAAGTGGAAATAAAGAAATTGCACCATTTTTAAAAGATTGGGCAGCTGGCAAACTTGAAATTGAAAATATTAAGATCGATCAACCAGGAAAACAAGCTCAACCTGGTGAACAGCAACCATATCCTGGTGGCTGGTTCTAATACAGATATAAAGCTGCGCATTCCGCAAATCATTTAAGGATCGATCCGCTTGGATTGATCCTTTTTTTTATAAATGACAAATTCATTCCTCCAGCTTATACTAAAAATAAAAAATCATTATTTCAGGTAAGCACTATGAATCTGTTAGTCCATCTCGAGCAAGCATTTCACGATTTCTTAATTAAAACATTTGGTATCGATAAGAATTTAATTAAAGATCACACGCTTTCGCTTAATGTTGATGAACAAAAGCAAACGTTTGGTGATCTATCAAGCAATAGCGCAATGATCCTTGCAAAACCTCTTGCAATGCAGCCCCGAATTATTGCCCAACAAATTCAGGAAAAATTCACACACCCGATTGTTGAAAAAATAGAGATTGCTGGACCCGGATTCTTAAACTTTTTCCTGACTCAGGATGCGTTCATTACTCTTGCCGAAACACTCTATGAGCAAGAAGATCAATTTTTTAAGCTGGAGCAATCGGCACCCCGCCATAATTTTAATATCGAATTTGTAAGCGCAAACCCTACGGGGCCTCTCCATTTGGGACACGGCCGCGGCGGCATTATCGGCGACGTATTAGGAAACATTTTGCGTTTCCTGGGGCACAAAGTTACAAAAGAATTTTATATCAATGATGCTGGCAATCAGATTCAAAAACTCGGTGCCTCATTTAAAGCGCGTTGTTTGCAAGCACTGGGAAAAGATGCGCAATTGCCTGAAGAGGGCTACCAAGGTGAATATTTAGTTGAACTTGCGCGCACTTGTGTGGATAAATACGGCGTTTCCCTTCTTGGGGAAGATGATCTTTTTTTTGCGCAGTACGCAAAAACGGCGCTTTTAGAAGCAATTAAAAAGACGCTTGCGCAATACGGTATTACGTTTGATGTTTGGTTTTCAGAAAAAACGTTACATGAAAGCGGAGCGATCGATAAAAGCCTCGCAAAATTAGCCAAGAATAATGCGACGTACGAAAAAGATGGTGCGTTATGGTTCCGCTCAACTGAATATGGAGACGATAAAGATCGCGTTGTGCGTAAAACCTCTGGCGAATTAACTTATGCAGCGGCAGATATCGCCTACCTAGAAAACAAAATTGAACGCGGCGCCGACAAATTAGTAATAGTGCTGGGCCAAGATCATCATAGTTACAAGCAGCGCCTTGCGGGAATCTTACAAGCACTTGGCTATAATAAAGATGTGCTTGATGTGATTTTATATCAGCTGGTTACCCTTAAAGAAGGCGGCGAAGCGCTCAGAATGTCTAAACGAGCTGGCCGCATTGTGAATTTGCGCGATGTTATTGAAGCGGTAGGAAAAGATGTCGCCCGCTTTTTTTATTTGAATCGCAAAGCTGATGCGCATCTTGATTTTGATATTGAGCTTGCACTGAAAAAAACTGAAGAAAATCCGGTTTTCTATATTCAATATGCGTACGTTCGCACCGGTAGCATCCTGGAAAAAAGTAAACATGAAGAAGGATTGGCGGAAACTGGTGTTCACGATGCGAAAAACCTCGGCAAAGCTGAGCAGCTTTTGATAAAAAAAATGGTTTCGCTCAAAACATTGCTTGAAACGATCTCGCATACTAATCAAACCCACGCACTTACCTATTACATTCTTGAATTAGCACAACTTTTCCATAGCTATTACGCAAAAAACCGCGTGATTGATGCCGATCATATCGAACAAAGCCGCGGCAGGCTTTTACTTATCAAATTGTTAAGAAATACTTTTAACACCAGCATGAAGCTTATTGGTATTAGTTGCCCTGAAAAGATGTAGCGCATCTGCACTATTAGGAGTTGAAAGAACTATTATGGCAATGTGGAAATTAGTATTCTCGATTGTGGCTTTGCTTTTCATTTTTCCCGCTATTAATAGCATGGAGTATCATCCAAAAAAGAAAACGCCCAATTCCTTAAATTACTCGATAATCTTAGAGAAAATTAATAACACTT
It encodes the following:
- a CDS encoding arginine--tRNA ligase, coding for MNLLVHLEQAFHDFLIKTFGIDKNLIKDHTLSLNVDEQKQTFGDLSSNSAMILAKPLAMQPRIIAQQIQEKFTHPIVEKIEIAGPGFLNFFLTQDAFITLAETLYEQEDQFFKLEQSAPRHNFNIEFVSANPTGPLHLGHGRGGIIGDVLGNILRFLGHKVTKEFYINDAGNQIQKLGASFKARCLQALGKDAQLPEEGYQGEYLVELARTCVDKYGVSLLGEDDLFFAQYAKTALLEAIKKTLAQYGITFDVWFSEKTLHESGAIDKSLAKLAKNNATYEKDGALWFRSTEYGDDKDRVVRKTSGELTYAAADIAYLENKIERGADKLVIVLGQDHHSYKQRLAGILQALGYNKDVLDVILYQLVTLKEGGEALRMSKRAGRIVNLRDVIEAVGKDVARFFYLNRKADAHLDFDIELALKKTEENPVFYIQYAYVRTGSILEKSKHEEGLAETGVHDAKNLGKAEQLLIKKMVSLKTLLETISHTNQTHALTYYILELAQLFHSYYAKNRVIDADHIEQSRGRLLLIKLLRNTFNTSMKLIGISCPEKM